GTGATGCGCTCGATTTCTCAGCGCCCATGAACCGCCTGGGCGGGCAATTGGAAAAGATAGTCAGGTCACTGGTCACTGTCGAGCAAAAATTTCCTTTCCGCCTTAAATTCCGGGTGCACGAGAATGGCCCCGAAGCGGTGGAAATTTGCGGCGAGGCCCATCCCGACGTTCCGCTCTGGAAAAACTTCATGATCAGGGAGGCTTTCCGGCGGGTGAGGCTGCGGCTGGCCGACGGGACGCTGCTGCTGGATGAAATATGGGTCGGAATTCGCAATAACAAAGGCCAGGGCGGTTTCGGCCGCCTGCAGCTCAGATTAATCGATCCGCTGGAGGAGAACCGATGAACGACCACGCGTTTTTATTTCCCGGCCAGGGTTCGCAGGCGGTGGGCATGGGCCGCGACCTGTTCATGGAAAGTGAATTCGGAAAAAAAACATTCACCCGGGCCGACGAAGTCCTGGGCTATCACCTTTCACGCATTTGTTTTGAAGGGCCGGATGAGGAGTTGAAGCTGACGGCGAATACCCAGCCTGCTCTTTTGACGGTTTCGTATATTTTGTACAACTTGTGGCAGAAGGAGCCGCGCCTGGCCGCCGGGCACAGCCTGGGGGAGTATTCGGCCTTGCT
Above is a genomic segment from Candidatus Aminicenantes bacterium containing:
- a CDS encoding ACP S-malonyltransferase encodes the protein MNDHAFLFPGQGSQAVGMGRDLFMESEFGKKTFTRADEVLGYHLSRICFEGPDEELKLTANTQPALLTVSYILYNLWQKEPRLAAGHSLGEYSALLCAGVFSYEDALILVHKRGTYMQEAVPVGKGAMAALIGADIEAVRQTIEDVNRELAGIPVDPAGVRRVVNLANW